A portion of the Oreochromis niloticus isolate F11D_XX linkage group LG10, O_niloticus_UMD_NMBU, whole genome shotgun sequence genome contains these proteins:
- the abr gene encoding active breakpoint cluster region-related protein isoform X9 — MTEILVSDVNLNSVCERLEQHCCVDQNQHNLSSQPQTPVHKRHSNTGAKLWGRVRSKLLRQKLDPQTVQSKNWHMDVIEMNGIKVEFSMKFTSRDLSLKRTPSKKQSGVFGVKINVVTKRERSKVPYIVRQCIEEVEKRGIDEVGIYRISGVATDIQALKSAFDTNTKDILVMLSDMDINAIAGTLKLYFRELPEPLLTDRLYPAFMEGIALSDPAAKENCMMHLLRSLPEPNIMTFLTLLEHLKRVAEKEPINKMSLHNLATVFGPTLLRPSESESAKGQHITSASDIWSHDVMAQVQVLLYYLQHPPISYAELKRNTLYFSTDV, encoded by the exons ATGACGGAGATCTTGGTATCGGATGTAAACTTGAACTCGGTGTGTGAGCGTCTGGAGCAGCACTGCTGCGTGGACCAGAATCAGCACAATCTGTCCAGCCAGCCACAGACCCCTGTGCACAAGAGGCACAGCAACACCGGGGCCAAGCTATGGGGCCGCGTCCGCAGCAAGCTGCTCAGACAAAAG CTGGATCCTCAGACAGTGCAGTCCAAGAACTGGCACATGGATGTCATAGAGATGAATGGG ATTAAAGTGGAATTCTCCATGAAGTTTACAAGTCGAGACCTCAGCTTGAAGAGAACGCCGTCCAAAAAACAGAGTGGCGTGTTTGGAGTCAAAATCAACGTTGTTACTAA GCGCGAGCGCTCCAAGGTGCCTTACATAGTCCGTCAGTGCATTGAGGAGGTGGAGAAGAGGGGGATCGATGAAGTGGGAATCTACAGGATCTCAGGGGTGGCCACTGATATCCAGGCCCTCAAATCAGCATTTGATACCA ATACCAAAGATATCCTGGTGATGCTGAGCGACATGGACATCAACGCCATTGcaggaacgctgaagctgtacTTCAGGGAGCTGCCGGAGCCTCTCCTCACCGACCGCCTCTACCCCGCCTTCATGGAGGGCATAG CTCTCTCAGACCCAGCAGCCAAGGAGAACTGCATGATGCACCTCCTGCGCTCGCTGCCTGAGCCCAACATCATGACCTTCCTCACGCTGCTGGAGCACCTCAAAcg GGTGGCTGAGAAGGAGCCCATCAACAAGATGTCCCTTCATAACCTGGCCACCGTGTTCGGCCCCACTCTGCTCAGGCCCTCAGAGTCAGAGAGCGCGAAGGGACAGCACATCACCTCCGCCTCTGACATCTGGTCACATGACGTCATGGCACAG GTCCAGGTGCTGCTCTACTACCTGCAGCATCCTCCCATCTCCTATGCTGAGCTGAAGCGAAACACGCTCTACTTCTCCACTGATGTTTAA